A window of Pusillimonas sp. DMV24BSW_D genomic DNA:
GTGCGACCTTGCATGGCGCGGATGAGTGGCGAGACCAGCAAGGCGCAAACCACAAATGCCGATACGGGGTTGCCGGGCAGGCACACAATAGGGGTGCCCTGTGCCTGGGCCAGTGCCACCGGCTTACCGGGTTTCATGGCGACTTTCCACAAATCCAGCTTGCCGCCCAATAATTCAATAGTGGGCTTCACCAAGTCTTTCTCGCCAACCGAAACACCGCCTACGGTCAGGACCAGGTCGCAGTCTTGCAACAGTGTTTTGAATGCCGACTCAATTGATTCATGCGTGTCAGTAGCATGTAACTGGTGTACCACGGCGGCACCCAGCTGTGAAACCAGGGCGGCCAGCATGGCGCCGTTGGAGTTGTAAAGCTGTGCCGGACCAAGTGCTTGACCAGGGCTAACCAGTTCGTCGCCGGTGGTAAGAATGCCCACTTTCAGTCGCGCCCATACTTCAACCTGATTAATGCCCTGGGAGGCCAGTAAACCGATTTGGGCCGGCCCAAGCACTGTGCCGGGTTGCAGTAATTCCTGATCTTTTTCAACATCTTCGCCTTTTTTGCGCACGTGCGCACCGGCAACCGGCGGCGTGTTGATGACGATGGCGTTGTCGGTTTCCGTGGTGTCTTCCTGCATGACAACAGTGTCAGCGCCTTCAGGCATCAAGCTGCCGGTGAACAGACGAATGGTGTGGCCCGGCTTCAATGGTTCGGGCGTTTCACCCGCAAAGCACCGTTGTTGAATGGGCAAGGCGGCGCCCGCTTTATAGTCGACCAGTCGAATGGCGTAACCATCCATGGCACTGTTGTCGGCCGGGGGCAGGTCAACCTGGGCGCTTAAAGCCGTTGCCAGCACGCGACCCTGGGCCTCTTCCAGTGAGCAGGTTTCCTTGCGCGTAGGGGCAGTGGCCGCCTGGGCCAGGTGTTCCTGAGCGGTATCGAAATCAAGCATGGTTAGTCCGTTTTCAGTGTTTTTAAATAATGCGTGGCGAAATTGCACGGGCGATGCGTGCTGTCGAGCTGTTCTTTAATAATGCGCTCCCATGCCGTGCGGCATGCGTTGGTGGAGCCGGGCATGCAGAAAACCAGTGTATTGTTGGCGGCGCCTGCGAAGGCATCCGATTGCAATGTTGAACTACCGATTTCAATAAATGAAAGATGGCGGAATAATTCGCCAAAACCGGCAATGGTCATGTCGAGTAACGGCGTAATGGCAGCGCCGGTGGATTTCTGATGCGAGAAACCTGTGCCGCCGTTGGTCAGGATAATATGGACATCGGGGTCGGCAACCCAGTCGCTGATGACTTTGCGAATGTGATAAACATTGCCGCTGCTGATATCGCGACGCACGCAATGATGGCCCGCTTCGGCAACCGCCTGGGCTAGGTAGTCGCCCGATGTGTCGTTGGCCGCAGTTCGGGTGTCGGAAATAGTGAGTACCGCGCAATTAAGCGCAACCTTTGGCGTGTTGGAAGTGGCTTTCGTCACGTTCTGGGGTCCTTCTTTTTTACGATGCTTGCTTGGTTTCCCATTCCTGGGTTTTCCGGGCGTCAGACTCGCGTTGCTGCACCCAGAATTGCTCGCCGTTTGCCAGTGTTTCACGTTTCCAGAATGGCGCGCGTGTTTTCAGTGCGTCGATAATGAATTCACAGGCGCGAAATGCATCGCCCCGGTGCGCACTGGCCACACCGACAAAAACAATTTGCTCACCGTTATGCATTTCGCCCACGCGATGCACAACAACGGGCTCAGCAGTGTTCCAGCGTGATTGCGCTTGTTGACAAATATCACCGATTTCACGTTCACACATGCCTGGATAATGCTCAAGAAACAGCGTATGTGTTTCTTTTTCGCTGGCGTAGTCACGCACATAACCTGTGAAGGTAACAAGTGCGCCGGCATGTTTGGCTGTGCGCTCGCGCAAACCGGCGGTGAGCTCGGCGCTGTTGAAGTCTTCCGTTTGTACAACAACCATGTCAGCCTCCGGTAACGGGTTCAAATACTGCCACTTCATCACCCGGATTAATAACGGCGCTTGGCTTGACATGAAACTGGTTCACCGCCAGTTTCAGACGGCGCGTGGGCGCCAGTTGCGGGTATTTCTGTTCCAGCGCATTGAGCCACTGTTCGCCGGTAATGGGTTCATTCAGCGGCCAGTTTTCCAGCCGGGTGCCGGTAAGCTCGGCAACCTGGGCGAAGTACAGAACATTAATCACTGTGCCATTCTCCACTTTTACCTCCCGACTTATGTTTCAGCTTGATCTGTTCAATGATAATGCCTTTATCGGCCGCTTTGCACATATCGTAGATGGTGAGTGCGGCGACACTGCAGGCAGTCATGGCTTCCATTTCCACGCCGGTTTTGGCATCGGTGCGACAGGTTGAACGAACAGTAATGCTGTGTTTCTCTTCGTTCAGCTCAAAATCGATCCCGGCAAAGCTCAGCGGCAGGCTATGGCACAGCGGAATTAATTCGGCACATCGTTTGGCGGCCAGAATACCGGCCACGCGCGCGGTGTTCAATACGTCGCCTTTGGCGTTTTCTTTCGCGGTGAGCAAAGCAAAAGCCTGGCTGCTCATGCGCACGATGCCTTGCGCGGTTGCGCTACGCTGGGTGGCTTGTTTGCCGCCGACATCCACCATGCGGATTTGGCCGCTTTCATCCAGGTGGCTTAAGGTAAGACCGGGGTCGTTAGGGGAACTCATAGTCGGAAATATCAACTTAAAAGAACAATGATATACGTAATAAGGCCTTCATTGGGGTTATCCCCAGGGTATAAAATGCGGGTTCATATTTAAACCAGGTGGAGAAACGAAATGGCAATTCAGAAAGGTGATCAGATTCCAGACGGAACGTTAACGGAGTTTGTGGAAGTTGAAACAGAAGGGTGCTCGCTCGGACCTAACGCGTTCAAAGTGGCCGATTTGGCGAAAGGCAAGAAAATAGCGGTGTTTGCGGTGCCGGGCGCCTTTACGCCTACTTGCTCGGCCAAGCACGTCCCCAGCTATCTTGAGCACTACGATGCCTTGAAGGCAGCGGGCATCGACGAAATCTGGTGTGTGGCAGTGAATGATGCATTCGTCATGGGCGCTTGGGGGCGTGACCAGAAAGTGAATGGGCGCATTCGCATGATGGCCGACGGCAGCGGTTTGTGGACCAAGCAATTGGGCTTGGAGCTTGATCTAACCGAGCGCGGCCTGGGTGTGCGTTCGCAGCGTTATTCCATGGTGATTGATAACGGCGTCGTGACGCAGCTGAATCTTGAGCAAGGTGGCGGTTATGAAGTCAGTGATGCCGAAACAATGTTGAAGCAACTCTAACCCGTTAAATTTAAGCGAGATTGAATGCTTAGCGCAGTCGCGTCCTTTTCTTCGTTGTACTTTGCCACGTTGTTGTTGCTCCTGGGAACAGGGCTCATCAATACGTACTTGGGTATTAGTTTAGCGGAGGCTCAGGTTTCGGAAATCTGGGTGGGGACGCTGATTGCGGTGTACTACCTTGGGTTGGTGCTGGGCGCGCGAACAGGCCACCGTTTGATTGCCAGTGTCGGGCATATTCGCGCTTACACGGCCACTGCCGCGGTCGTTACTGTGGCGGTCCTGGTTCAGGCGTTAGTGGATAATTTGTGGGTCTGGACATTTCTGCGTTTTATGGCCGGCCTGGCAATGGTGACGCAGTTCATTTCCATTGAAAGCTGGCTGAACGAACAAACTGACAACACCTCACGTGGGCGTGTTTTGGCCTTCTACATGGTGTTTTCGGGGTTGGGTACGGTTCTGGGGCAGTTGTCTCTAACCCTTTTCCCCGAGCTCGATTTCCGGCCCCTGGTGTTTTCCGGTATTTGCTCTATTTTGTGTTTGATTCCGGTGGCGCTAACGCGCAGGCTGCACCCCACTGTGCCGCAACCCGCGCCCATCATGTTGTTTTACTACTTGAAGCGCGTACCCATGTCGCTCGCTGTTGTGCTGGTTGGGGGCGTGTTAACGGGCTCTTTCTATGGGCTGGGTCCGGTTTTTGCCTACAAACAAAACTTAAGCAGTGATCAGGTCGCTATTTTCGTGGCGGCAGCAGTGGCGGCGGGGTTGGTATCGCAGTGGCCGCTGGGCTGGTTGGCCGACCGTGTCGATCGGGCCGGTCTCATTCGCATCAATGCTTTATTGTTGTTCATTATCACCGTGCCGCTTTGGGGCTGGCTGGATTTGCCTTATTGGGCGTTGTTGGTGCTGTCGTGCGGGCTGGGGGTGTTGCAGTTTACGCTGTATCCCATTGGGGCCGCCTTTGCTAACGATAACGTCGACCCGGAGCGACGAGTTGGCTTAAGTGCAGTGTTGCTTATGGTGTATGGTTTTGGCGCTTGCTTAGGGCCGTTGCTTGTGGGCGTGATTATGCGCGAATTGCAGCCCGGTACGCTGTTTATCTTCGCGGCGGTTTGTGCTGCATTATTGGTGGCTTATGTTCGGCCCGAACGCGTTACCGGCGAAAATCTGAGTCAGGATGCGCCTACCCACTTTGTGCCCATGACCGAAATTCAAACGACCCCAGTGGTGGCGGAAATGGATCCTCGTGTGGATCCGGAAACGGACATATCGTACAACGTTGACCCCATGGAAGAAGAGCAAGACGCGATGGAAGACTCCGACGAAAGTCAGATGTCATCAAGCTTGGGTCAGGAAACAGTGCCAGAGCATGGCTCTGGAACAAAAGTTTAAGCTGGGTTTGAAAAAGCGAGTTTCGTTCAGGTTAATGATCGCGCAGAACGCTTTATATGGCGTTGAACAATAGCAGCATTGCGGCAATGGCCAAAGCGATGCCAATGACGTTCACCTTTCCTAAACGCTCACGGAAAATAACGGCGCCAATAAGCGTGCCGGCGCAAATAACGCCTATATTCATTGAGGCAAACACCAAACTGGGATTTTCCGGAAACAGTTGGTGGGCGCGGATATAAAAATAAATATTGCCGAAGTTAAGCACACCCAACAGCGAACCTGCTATCACATTTTTTGCAGTCCACAGCGTCTTCTTGAACAGTAAGACCACTAGCATGAAGCTGCCGGCCAGAACAAAGGCCCCCAGCAGGCTGGTGGAAAATTGATTGCCGGTGCGCGCAAGTTGCTTAAAAAGAATGTCGATAATGCCATAGCCCAGCCATACACCGACAAGTGCTAGCGGGATCAGAATGGCGCGCGGTTGATTTGGGTTAAGGCTTTTTTTCTTTATCAACAAACAGACCAGGGCAACAAACGCCAGTACCATCCCCAGTAACTTTTGAGTTGTTAAAACTTCCTTGAAAATCAGGAATGCTGCAAGTAGCGGTACCAGCAGGGAAAGGCGTTGAGCGGCATCGCTTAAGACAATCCCCGCATGGCGCACGGCCATCGCCATAACAAGAAAGACAGTTGGTAAAAGCAAACCGAGTGCGCCCAGCAGCCCCCAGGCGTCGGGGTTATTAAGCAAATTCTGCGGCTGCGGTTGCAACAAGCCCAGCGTCAGCATGGTAGCGGCGACATAGTTCACGGCGATAGCTTGACCCAGATCGAATCGCCTGGACCGTGCCAGTTTAAGCAGCACCGAAACGGCTACGCTGCAGCCTATGCTTAGCAAAAGAACGTACATGTGAGGAAAGAGGGCCGCCTGAAAGATCGAGGCGGCCCTTGCTGGTGTTCCTATGGAAGTTCGTTAGTGGCTGCTGTTATGCGCTTGCAGGCCCAGGCGTTCGAACAGTTTTTGGTCTTCAACAAACTGCGGATTGCCGGTAGTCAGCAATTTTTCACCGTAAAAAATGGAGTTGGCGCCCGCCAGGAAACACAGTGTTTGCATGGTGTCGCTCATTTCCTCGCGCCCGGCCGACAAGCGCACGAAAGTACGTGGCATGGTAATGCGGGCAACGGCTATGGTACGAACAAACTCCAACGGGTCAATGTCGTCGGTACCAAATAATGGGGTGCCTTCCACTTTCACCAGGTTATTAATGGGTACTGAGTCGGGATAGGGCGACATATTTGCCAGTTGGGCAATGAGCCCGGCCCGTTCGCGGCGTGATTCGCCCAGGCCGACAATGCCGCCGCAGCATACATTCACACCGGCATTACGAACCCGTTCAAGCGTCTCAAGGCGATCTTGGTAAGTACGTGTGGAAATGATTTCGCCATAGAACTCGGGTGACGTGTCCAGGTTGTGGTTGTAGTAATCGAGACCAGCCTCTTTTAATTGCTCTGCCTGGCCGTCTTTCAGCATGCCCAGTGTGACACAGGTTTCAAGGCCCAGCGCTTTTACTTCGCGAATCATTTGCGCCACGGCTTCAATTTGGTGTGGTTTGGGTGAGCGCCAGGCAGCCCCCATGCAAAAGCGCTGCGCACCGCCTGCTTTCGCCTGTTTCGCCGCCTCGAGCACTTCCTCTATAGGGAGGAGCGCTTCTTTTTCAACACCCGTATCGTAGCGTGCTGACTGTGGACAGTAGGAGCAATCCTCCGGGCAGCCGCCGGTTTTAATTGAGAGCAAACTGGACAGTTGAACGCTGTTGGGGTTGTGGTGTTCCCTGTGCGCTGTTTGTGCCTGAAACATCAGTTCCGGGAATGGAAGTTCATAGAGCGCCAGAATGCGCTTGATAGTCCATTTTTCGGTGTCGTGTTCTGCGTTGTTCTCGACGAGCGTTTCAACAAGGGCGTGCATGGTTGTTCGATACTCTGAAGTGAATAGTAGAAGGCGCCGTGGGCGGCCAGGAAACAAAAGTGTATTTAGAGCGCTATG
This region includes:
- a CDS encoding molybdopterin molybdotransferase MoeA translates to MLDFDTAQEHLAQAATAPTRKETCSLEEAQGRVLATALSAQVDLPPADNSAMDGYAIRLVDYKAGAALPIQQRCFAGETPEPLKPGHTIRLFTGSLMPEGADTVVMQEDTTETDNAIVINTPPVAGAHVRKKGEDVEKDQELLQPGTVLGPAQIGLLASQGINQVEVWARLKVGILTTGDELVSPGQALGPAQLYNSNGAMLAALVSQLGAAVVHQLHATDTHESIESAFKTLLQDCDLVLTVGGVSVGEKDLVKPTIELLGGKLDLWKVAMKPGKPVALAQAQGTPIVCLPGNPVSAFVVCALLVSPLIRAMQGRTETRPRIMYGRLRSNRQFNETREEFLRVQTKSNNNGELSLVPYELQGSAIISSLPWASGLARIPANTVVKDEDIVRYYAFTDWLV
- the moaB gene encoding molybdenum cofactor biosynthesis protein B, giving the protein MTKATSNTPKVALNCAVLTISDTRTAANDTSGDYLAQAVAEAGHHCVRRDISSGNVYHIRKVISDWVADPDVHIILTNGGTGFSHQKSTGAAITPLLDMTIAGFGELFRHLSFIEIGSSTLQSDAFAGAANNTLVFCMPGSTNACRTAWERIIKEQLDSTHRPCNFATHYLKTLKTD
- a CDS encoding molybdenum cofactor biosynthesis protein MoaE; the encoded protein is MVVVQTEDFNSAELTAGLRERTAKHAGALVTFTGYVRDYASEKETHTLFLEHYPGMCEREIGDICQQAQSRWNTAEPVVVHRVGEMHNGEQIVFVGVASAHRGDAFRACEFIIDALKTRAPFWKRETLANGEQFWVQQRESDARKTQEWETKQAS
- a CDS encoding MoaD/ThiS family protein: MINVLYFAQVAELTGTRLENWPLNEPITGEQWLNALEQKYPQLAPTRRLKLAVNQFHVKPSAVINPGDEVAVFEPVTGG
- the moaC gene encoding cyclic pyranopterin monophosphate synthase MoaC, with amino-acid sequence MSSPNDPGLTLSHLDESGQIRMVDVGGKQATQRSATAQGIVRMSSQAFALLTAKENAKGDVLNTARVAGILAAKRCAELIPLCHSLPLSFAGIDFELNEEKHSITVRSTCRTDAKTGVEMEAMTACSVAALTIYDMCKAADKGIIIEQIKLKHKSGGKSGEWHSD
- a CDS encoding peroxiredoxin; this translates as MAIQKGDQIPDGTLTEFVEVETEGCSLGPNAFKVADLAKGKKIAVFAVPGAFTPTCSAKHVPSYLEHYDALKAAGIDEIWCVAVNDAFVMGAWGRDQKVNGRIRMMADGSGLWTKQLGLELDLTERGLGVRSQRYSMVIDNGVVTQLNLEQGGGYEVSDAETMLKQL
- a CDS encoding MFS transporter; protein product: MLSAVASFSSLYFATLLLLLGTGLINTYLGISLAEAQVSEIWVGTLIAVYYLGLVLGARTGHRLIASVGHIRAYTATAAVVTVAVLVQALVDNLWVWTFLRFMAGLAMVTQFISIESWLNEQTDNTSRGRVLAFYMVFSGLGTVLGQLSLTLFPELDFRPLVFSGICSILCLIPVALTRRLHPTVPQPAPIMLFYYLKRVPMSLAVVLVGGVLTGSFYGLGPVFAYKQNLSSDQVAIFVAAAVAAGLVSQWPLGWLADRVDRAGLIRINALLLFIITVPLWGWLDLPYWALLVLSCGLGVLQFTLYPIGAAFANDNVDPERRVGLSAVLLMVYGFGACLGPLLVGVIMRELQPGTLFIFAAVCAALLVAYVRPERVTGENLSQDAPTHFVPMTEIQTTPVVAEMDPRVDPETDISYNVDPMEEEQDAMEDSDESQMSSSLGQETVPEHGSGTKV
- a CDS encoding EamA family transporter; its protein translation is MYVLLLSIGCSVAVSVLLKLARSRRFDLGQAIAVNYVAATMLTLGLLQPQPQNLLNNPDAWGLLGALGLLLPTVFLVMAMAVRHAGIVLSDAAQRLSLLVPLLAAFLIFKEVLTTQKLLGMVLAFVALVCLLIKKKSLNPNQPRAILIPLALVGVWLGYGIIDILFKQLARTGNQFSTSLLGAFVLAGSFMLVVLLFKKTLWTAKNVIAGSLLGVLNFGNIYFYIRAHQLFPENPSLVFASMNIGVICAGTLIGAVIFRERLGKVNVIGIALAIAAMLLLFNAI
- the bioB gene encoding biotin synthase BioB, whose translation is MHALVETLVENNAEHDTEKWTIKRILALYELPFPELMFQAQTAHREHHNPNSVQLSSLLSIKTGGCPEDCSYCPQSARYDTGVEKEALLPIEEVLEAAKQAKAGGAQRFCMGAAWRSPKPHQIEAVAQMIREVKALGLETCVTLGMLKDGQAEQLKEAGLDYYNHNLDTSPEFYGEIISTRTYQDRLETLERVRNAGVNVCCGGIVGLGESRRERAGLIAQLANMSPYPDSVPINNLVKVEGTPLFGTDDIDPLEFVRTIAVARITMPRTFVRLSAGREEMSDTMQTLCFLAGANSIFYGEKLLTTGNPQFVEDQKLFERLGLQAHNSSH